The following are encoded in a window of Thunnus albacares chromosome 9, fThuAlb1.1, whole genome shotgun sequence genomic DNA:
- the timm44 gene encoding mitochondrial import inner membrane translocase subunit TIM44 isoform X1 — protein MATPLCQCYQKCVRRGLVALPSSYLLLHNRPNVYRIWGFLTSSSQVPQAALLQVRYLSGERGGGRKGFLGEFLDNLKTELNKNKEMKENIKKFREEAKKLEESEALKQARRKYKTIESETVKTSEVLKKKLGNLSETVKEGLEEVTRTEIGKKIKEGMEEAARTAKTSAESVSKSGEKFGKTGAFRAISQGMESVKKEIDDLGHTGPYRPPARLRKRSEFSSKGAVDDNKVFEANEEAMGMVLHKDSKWYQQWKDFKDNNVVFNRFFEMKMKYDESDNAFIRASRAVTDKMTDLIGGLFSKTEMSEVLTEILKVDPSFDKDSFLKQCERDIIPNILEAMIRGELEVLKDWCYEATYSQLAHPIQQAKAMGLQFHSKILDIDNIDLAMGKMMDQGPVLIITFQAQLVMVIRNTKGEVVEGDPEKVLRMMYVWALCRDQEELNPYAAWRLLDISASSTEQIL, from the exons ATGGCTACCCCGTTGTGTCAGTGTTACCAG aaaTGTGTAAGAAGAGGCTTGGTGGCATTGCCTTCCTCCTACCTGCTGCTGCACAACAGACCAAATGTCTACAGGATATGGGGGTTCCTCACAAGCTCTTCACAG GTGCCTCAGGCAGCCCTTCTGCAGGTGAGGTATTTATCAGGGGAGAGAGGCGGTGGCAGAAAAGGTTTCCTGGGGGAGTTTCTGGACAACTTGAAGACGGAGCTAAACAAGaacaaggaaatgaaagaaaacatcaagAAGTTCCGAGAAGAGGCCAAAAAACTTGAGGAGTCAGAGGCATTGAAACAAGCTAGAAGAAAATAT AAAACAATTGAGTCTGAAACAGTGAAGACCTCCGAGGTTCTCAAGAAGAAGTTAGGGAACCTTTCAGAGACGGTTAAAGAG ggGCTAGAGGAGGTCACTCGTACAGAAATTGGGAAGAAAATCAAGGAGGGAATGGAGGAGGCAGCCAGAACAGCTAAGACCTCAGCAGAGAGCGTTTCAAAGAGTGGAGAGAAGTTTGGGAAGACTGGTGCGTTCAGAGCAATATCACAG gGCATGGAGAGTGTAAAGAAAGAGATAGATGACCTGGGCCACACTGGCCCATACAGACCTCCTGCCAGACTCAGGAAGAGGAGTGAGTTCTCCTCCAAGGGGGCAGTGGATGACAACAAGGTCTTCGAAGCCAATGA GGAAGCTATGGGTATGGTGCTCCACAAGGACTCAAAGTGGTACCAGCAGTGGAAAGACTTCAAAGACAACAATGTGGTCTTCAACA GGTTCTTTGAAATGAAGATGAAGTACGATGAGAGTGACAACGCTTTCATCAGAGCGTCTCGCGCCGTCACTGATAAGATGACTGACCTCATAG GTGGACTGTTTTCTAAGACTGAGATGTCCGAGGTACTAACAGAGATTTTGAAGGTGGACCCATCCTTTGACAAAGACTCTTTTCTCAAGCAGTGTGAGCGAGATATCATCCCCAATATACTAGAG GCTATGATCAGAGGGGAGCTGGAAGTACTCAAGGACTGGTGTTATGAAGCG ACATACAGCCAGCTGGCACACCCAATTCAACAAGCCAAGGCCATGGGACTTCAGTTCCACTCTAAGATCTTGGACATTGACAATATTGAT CTGGCCATGGGGAAGATGATGGACCAGGGTCCCGTACTGATTATTACCTTCCAGGCTCAGTTAGTCATGGTAATCCGAAACACCAAAGGAGAGGTGGTGGAGGGTGATCCT GAAAAAGTGCTCAGGATGATGTACGTGTGGGCGCTGTGTCGAGACCAGGAGGAGCTTAACCCATACGCTGCCTGGAGACTACTTGACATCTCCGCCTCTAGCACCGAACAGATCCTCTAA
- the timm44 gene encoding mitochondrial import inner membrane translocase subunit TIM44 isoform X2 produces MTTWKCVRRGLVALPSSYLLLHNRPNVYRIWGFLTSSSQVPQAALLQVRYLSGERGGGRKGFLGEFLDNLKTELNKNKEMKENIKKFREEAKKLEESEALKQARRKYKTIESETVKTSEVLKKKLGNLSETVKEGLEEVTRTEIGKKIKEGMEEAARTAKTSAESVSKSGEKFGKTGAFRAISQGMESVKKEIDDLGHTGPYRPPARLRKRSEFSSKGAVDDNKVFEANEEAMGMVLHKDSKWYQQWKDFKDNNVVFNRFFEMKMKYDESDNAFIRASRAVTDKMTDLIGGLFSKTEMSEVLTEILKVDPSFDKDSFLKQCERDIIPNILEAMIRGELEVLKDWCYEATYSQLAHPIQQAKAMGLQFHSKILDIDNIDLAMGKMMDQGPVLIITFQAQLVMVIRNTKGEVVEGDPEKVLRMMYVWALCRDQEELNPYAAWRLLDISASSTEQIL; encoded by the exons ATGACAACTTGG aaaTGTGTAAGAAGAGGCTTGGTGGCATTGCCTTCCTCCTACCTGCTGCTGCACAACAGACCAAATGTCTACAGGATATGGGGGTTCCTCACAAGCTCTTCACAG GTGCCTCAGGCAGCCCTTCTGCAGGTGAGGTATTTATCAGGGGAGAGAGGCGGTGGCAGAAAAGGTTTCCTGGGGGAGTTTCTGGACAACTTGAAGACGGAGCTAAACAAGaacaaggaaatgaaagaaaacatcaagAAGTTCCGAGAAGAGGCCAAAAAACTTGAGGAGTCAGAGGCATTGAAACAAGCTAGAAGAAAATAT AAAACAATTGAGTCTGAAACAGTGAAGACCTCCGAGGTTCTCAAGAAGAAGTTAGGGAACCTTTCAGAGACGGTTAAAGAG ggGCTAGAGGAGGTCACTCGTACAGAAATTGGGAAGAAAATCAAGGAGGGAATGGAGGAGGCAGCCAGAACAGCTAAGACCTCAGCAGAGAGCGTTTCAAAGAGTGGAGAGAAGTTTGGGAAGACTGGTGCGTTCAGAGCAATATCACAG gGCATGGAGAGTGTAAAGAAAGAGATAGATGACCTGGGCCACACTGGCCCATACAGACCTCCTGCCAGACTCAGGAAGAGGAGTGAGTTCTCCTCCAAGGGGGCAGTGGATGACAACAAGGTCTTCGAAGCCAATGA GGAAGCTATGGGTATGGTGCTCCACAAGGACTCAAAGTGGTACCAGCAGTGGAAAGACTTCAAAGACAACAATGTGGTCTTCAACA GGTTCTTTGAAATGAAGATGAAGTACGATGAGAGTGACAACGCTTTCATCAGAGCGTCTCGCGCCGTCACTGATAAGATGACTGACCTCATAG GTGGACTGTTTTCTAAGACTGAGATGTCCGAGGTACTAACAGAGATTTTGAAGGTGGACCCATCCTTTGACAAAGACTCTTTTCTCAAGCAGTGTGAGCGAGATATCATCCCCAATATACTAGAG GCTATGATCAGAGGGGAGCTGGAAGTACTCAAGGACTGGTGTTATGAAGCG ACATACAGCCAGCTGGCACACCCAATTCAACAAGCCAAGGCCATGGGACTTCAGTTCCACTCTAAGATCTTGGACATTGACAATATTGAT CTGGCCATGGGGAAGATGATGGACCAGGGTCCCGTACTGATTATTACCTTCCAGGCTCAGTTAGTCATGGTAATCCGAAACACCAAAGGAGAGGTGGTGGAGGGTGATCCT GAAAAAGTGCTCAGGATGATGTACGTGTGGGCGCTGTGTCGAGACCAGGAGGAGCTTAACCCATACGCTGCCTGGAGACTACTTGACATCTCCGCCTCTAGCACCGAACAGATCCTCTAA
- the hnrnpm gene encoding heterogeneous nuclear ribonucleoprotein M isoform X5, producing MKKAVEKVNKHNLNGRPLKVKEDPDGVIAQREINKGQGGGGPPGGHGGMGGMGGMDRMNMDRMGPGPNGPMVNIPPSLMSNPNIPNEIIHGLQAGRIGSTVFVANLDYKVGWKKLKEVFSMAGMVVRADILEDKDGKSRGMGTVTFDMPLEAVQAVSMFNGQLLFNRVMHVKLDEKSLPKDFGPPDRAAALPRGLSGVGLGLGPGGQPIDAGQLNRGGGGAGGGMGNMGPGGMDGMGFGNMGGRMGGGMDNFGGMNNMDRYGSSGMGRMNEMDRGIGGAFDREFGRNEMGMSRNNFGDSFERGMGNSLGMDRMSSGMDRLGASMDRMAGMDRMGMDRMDRVSDLDRLGSGFDRMGSGMDRLGPSMDRLGPGLDRMSSSMDRLGPAGFDRLGQSGLDRMGAGLDFSSPMGMDRMGNTGLDRMASSFDRMGSAGGLDRFPSGGLDRMSSGMDRMGSGGVGQFDRSADLDRGFGGNSFGGAGAGGPGTGGGNVRKGCQIFVRNLPFDFTWKMLKDTFNTCGMVQYADIKMENGKSKGCGVVRFDNPETAERACRTMNGYRLNGREIDVRIDRNA from the exons ATGAAGAAAGCAGTGGAGAAGGTCAACAAGCACAATCTCAATGGACGACCCCTGAAAGTGAAAGAG GATCCCGATGGTGTCATTGCTCAGAGGGAAATCAACAAGGGGCAAGGTGGTGGAGGCCCTCCAGGGGGCCATGGAGGAATGGGAGGTATGGGTGGAATGGATCGCATGAACATGGATAGGATGGGCCCTGGACCAAATGGCCCCATGGTCAATATCCCTCCCAGCCTGATGAGCAACCCCAACATCCCCAATGAGATCATCCATGGTCTGCAGGCTGGCAGGATTGGCAGCACTGTCTTTGTTGCTAAT CTTGACTACAAAGTTGGCTGGAAGAAGCTGAAAGAAGTGTTCAGCATGGCAGGCATGGTGGTGAGGGCTGACATTCTTGAGGACAAGGACGGAAAGAGCAGAGGCATGGGCACAGTAACATTCGATATGCCCCTTGAAGCAGTCCAAGCTGTCT CCATGTTCAATGGGCAGCTGTTGTTCAACAGGGTCATGCATGTCAAACTG GATGAGAAATCCTTGCCAAAAGATTTTGGACCACctgacagagctgctgctcTTCCTC GTGGCCTGAGCGGTGTTGGTTTGGGCTTAGGGCCCGGTGGCCAGCCTATTGATGCTGGCCAACTCAACAGAGGTGGTGGAGGTGCAGGTGGTGGAATGGGCAACATGGGCCCCGGAG GAATGGATGGAATGGGCTTTGGAAATATGGGAGGCCGTATGGGAGGAG GAATGGACAACTTTGGAGGAATGAACAACATGGATCGCTATGGTTCTTCAGGGATGGGCAGAATGAACG AGATGGACCGTGGGATTGGTGGTGCTTTTGACAGGGAGTTTGGTCGAAATGAAATGGGCATGTCTCGCAATAATTTTGGAGACTCGTTTGAAAGAGGAATGG GAAACTCCCTGGGCATGGACCGCATGAGTTCTGGAATGGATCGTCTAGGAGCAAGCATGGATCGCATGGCAGGGATGGACCGGATGGGAATGGACAGGATGGACCGCGTGTCTGATCTGGACAGGCTGGGTTCTGGGTTTGACCGGATGGGCTCAGGGATGGACCGGCTGGGGCCCAGTATGGACAGGCTTGGACCCGGCCTGGACCGTATGAGCTCCAGCATGGACCGCCTAGGCCCAGCTGGGTTTGACCGCTTGGGCCAGTCTGGTTTGGACCGCATGGGTGCTGGTCTGGACTTTAGCTCCCCAATGGGTATGGATCGCATGGGCAACACCGGGCTTGACAGAATGGCCAGCAGCTTTGACCGCATGGGCTCCGCTGGAGGTCTCGATCGCTTCCCGTCCGGTGGCCTCGACCGCATGAGCTCTGGAATGGACCGGATGGGATCCGGAGGTGTTGGTCAGTTTGATCGTTCTGCAGACTTGGATCGTGGATTTGGTGGCAATTCCTTtggaggagctggagctggagggCCCGGAACCGGAGGAGGCAATGTCAGGAAGGGATGCCAGATCTTTGTCAGAAAT CTGCCCTTTGACTTCACCTGGAAGATGCTGAAGGATACCTTCAATACATGTG GCATGGTTCAGTATGCCGATATTAAGATGGAGAACGGCAAGTCCAAAGGCTGTGGTGTGGTTCGCTTCGACAACCCTGAAACTGCTGAGCGCGCCTGCCGGACCATGAATGGCTATCGGCTGAATGGAAGAGAGATTGATGTTAGGATTGATAGGAATGCATAa